One Caminicella sporogenes DSM 14501 DNA window includes the following coding sequences:
- a CDS encoding DMT family transporter translates to MGNKTKVMPLIAIIGTSFIWGLSFLSIKVAIGVLPPMTLALSRFVIASILLTILFKIKEKNVKIKKGDIPIMALAGFLGVTVYFYFENNGIKLIPASNAAIIIAAIPIFTLIFETIVFKTKMTFKKIASVIISLIGVYFIVGARIEGVSTKDAWIGYLMMFGAVLAWVVYTLITKPLFKKYSQLSIVYYQTLFGTVFLLPFALFEKTNWGLVNNIIILNVVYLGAFCSALGYYLYIYAMNYIGISTASLFLNLIPVVATIGGYFILDEKIGFSQIFGGSLVIFAVYLISWNESVDSNLDETEPLIID, encoded by the coding sequence TTGGGGAACAAAACTAAAGTGATGCCACTTATTGCGATAATTGGAACATCTTTTATATGGGGATTATCGTTTTTAAGTATTAAGGTGGCGATCGGAGTATTACCACCAATGACATTAGCACTATCTAGATTTGTAATTGCATCTATATTGCTTACAATACTTTTTAAAATAAAGGAAAAAAATGTTAAGATTAAAAAAGGGGATATACCAATTATGGCTTTAGCTGGCTTTTTAGGAGTGACTGTTTATTTTTATTTTGAAAATAATGGGATAAAGTTAATACCTGCATCAAATGCAGCTATTATAATTGCAGCTATACCAATATTTACTTTAATTTTTGAGACAATAGTGTTTAAAACTAAAATGACTTTTAAAAAAATAGCAAGTGTAATCATATCACTTATTGGAGTATATTTTATTGTAGGGGCAAGGATAGAAGGTGTTTCAACAAAAGACGCATGGATTGGATATTTAATGATGTTTGGAGCAGTTCTAGCATGGGTAGTGTATACACTTATAACGAAGCCTCTTTTTAAAAAGTATTCCCAATTAAGCATAGTATATTATCAGACGTTATTTGGAACTGTATTTTTATTACCGTTTGCATTATTTGAAAAAACAAATTGGGGTTTAGTTAACAATATAATAATATTAAATGTTGTTTATCTTGGAGCATTTTGTTCAGCGCTCGGATATTACCTCTATATTTATGCAATGAATTATATTGGTATATCTACAGCATCATTATTTTTGAATCTTATTCCAGTAGTTGCTACTATAGGAGGTTATTTTATTCTAGATGAAAAAATAGGTTTTTCACAGATCTTTGGAGGAAGCTTAGTAATTTTTGCAGTATATTTAATTAGCTGGAATGAGTCAGTGGACTCGAACTTGGATGAGACGGAACCATTAATAATTGATTAA